In Leucobacter insecticola, one DNA window encodes the following:
- a CDS encoding A/G-specific adenine glycosylase, translating to MRSDTPACISDRDRVASELNAWFVREARDLPWRAPGTSAWAVLVSEFMLQQTQVERVIPRWIAWLERWPTPAALAANEPGEAVRAWDRLGYPRRALWLHRAATEIVGLHGGEVPRDVDALLALTGVGPYTARAIAAFAYGERHPVVDTNTRRVLARLVHGVALAGMPKDSDLEDMEALLPEDRASAAVFNAAAMELGAIVCTARTPRCGFCPVAQWCEWRGSGYPANAPTKRPRQAAFEGSDRQARGRIMALLRRSSDAVSREAALAAAAGDEGHGKARRRSAQDPTQPQRAFDSLIADGLIVEFEGRVKLP from the coding sequence ATGCGCTCAGACACTCCTGCCTGCATTTCAGATCGGGATCGCGTCGCTTCTGAGCTGAACGCGTGGTTTGTGCGGGAGGCTCGGGATCTGCCCTGGCGCGCGCCGGGCACATCAGCCTGGGCAGTACTCGTGTCGGAGTTTATGCTGCAGCAAACCCAGGTTGAGCGTGTGATTCCGCGCTGGATCGCGTGGCTTGAGCGCTGGCCAACCCCGGCAGCGCTCGCGGCCAACGAGCCCGGCGAAGCGGTGCGGGCGTGGGATCGCCTCGGCTACCCGCGCCGCGCGCTCTGGCTGCACCGGGCTGCGACCGAGATTGTTGGTCTTCACGGCGGCGAAGTGCCCCGCGACGTTGACGCGCTCCTCGCGCTCACCGGGGTCGGACCCTACACCGCCCGCGCGATCGCAGCCTTCGCGTACGGCGAGCGGCACCCCGTGGTCGATACCAATACCCGCCGCGTGCTCGCGAGGCTCGTTCACGGAGTAGCGCTGGCCGGAATGCCGAAGGATTCGGATCTCGAGGACATGGAGGCGCTACTTCCCGAGGATCGCGCCTCGGCCGCGGTGTTCAACGCCGCCGCAATGGAGCTGGGAGCCATCGTGTGCACCGCTAGGACGCCGCGCTGCGGTTTCTGCCCGGTAGCTCAGTGGTGTGAGTGGCGAGGATCCGGATACCCCGCGAACGCTCCCACGAAGCGGCCGCGCCAGGCGGCCTTCGAGGGCTCGGATCGGCAAGCCAGGGGCAGGATCATGGCGCTGCTGCGGCGGTCATCCGATGCGGTAAGCCGCGAGGCGGCGCTCGCGGCAGCGGCCGGGGACGAAGGTCACGGGAAGGCGCGGCGCAGATCGGCGCAGGATCCCACTCAGCCTCAGCGCGCCTTCGACTCGTTGATCGCAGACGGCCTGATCGTCGAGTTCGAGGGGCGCGTCAAACTGCCGTAG
- a CDS encoding 6-phosphofructokinase yields MKLGVLCSGGDSPGMNAAIRGAVLRAVDVHGFEMIGFMDGWRGFHEGDWIALDRPAVRGLSPLGGVILGTSRVPPFAGRPGEEIDLSDFRARYDAYGLDGFLLIGGNGTQTVASILSDHGVPTIGLPKTIDNDLSATDYTFGFDTAVSIAAEAIDRLRTTGDSHRRCMVLEVMGRDAGWIALHAGMAGGAQVSLLPEFPETLEQVCEWVTSVRDRGRSSLVVVAEGFRLDGAAVTREGLDGFGRPRLGGVAEVLAPLIEAETGIETRATVLGHVQRGGSPTAFDRVLATRTGIAAADAALAESWGTMAALQGDQITMVPLADAVGRLKTVPADRYAEARLNFG; encoded by the coding sequence ATGAAACTCGGAGTGTTGTGTTCCGGAGGCGATAGCCCGGGCATGAACGCCGCGATCCGCGGTGCCGTGCTGCGTGCGGTTGACGTGCACGGTTTCGAGATGATCGGCTTCATGGACGGCTGGCGCGGCTTTCACGAGGGTGACTGGATAGCTCTCGACCGGCCTGCCGTGCGCGGGCTCTCGCCTCTCGGCGGTGTGATCCTCGGCACGAGCCGGGTACCACCGTTTGCTGGGCGCCCGGGCGAAGAGATCGATCTCTCCGACTTCCGTGCACGCTACGACGCCTACGGCCTCGACGGTTTCCTCCTGATCGGCGGCAATGGCACGCAGACCGTCGCGAGCATCCTGAGCGACCACGGGGTTCCTACCATCGGTCTCCCCAAAACGATCGACAACGATCTGAGCGCCACCGACTACACCTTCGGCTTCGACACCGCGGTGTCGATTGCGGCTGAGGCGATTGACCGTCTGCGCACGACCGGGGATTCGCACCGTCGTTGCATGGTGCTCGAGGTGATGGGCCGGGATGCCGGCTGGATCGCCCTGCATGCGGGGATGGCGGGAGGTGCGCAGGTTTCACTACTCCCGGAGTTTCCCGAAACCCTCGAGCAGGTGTGCGAGTGGGTGACGAGTGTGCGCGATCGCGGACGATCCTCGCTCGTGGTCGTCGCGGAGGGGTTCAGACTCGACGGTGCCGCGGTCACGCGCGAGGGGCTCGACGGCTTCGGGCGCCCAAGGCTGGGCGGGGTGGCAGAGGTGCTCGCGCCGCTGATCGAGGCGGAGACCGGGATCGAAACCCGGGCGACCGTGCTTGGCCACGTCCAGCGCGGCGGATCCCCGACGGCGTTTGACCGGGTGCTCGCAACCCGCACCGGTATCGCCGCCGCAGACGCCGCCCTTGCCGAATCCTGGGGCACTATGGCGGCCCTCCAGGGGGACCAAATCACGATGGTCCCACTTGCGGACGCGGTCGGCCGACTGAAGACCGTCCCTGCCGACCGCTACGCCGAAGCCCGCCTCAACTTCGGGTAG
- a CDS encoding DEAD/DEAH box helicase, which produces MASTTATRKAAPQSSASTRSNGRRKHTHNEGIIPLLARAVREVEASAQRGKATPANRTKFHVIALLMREERARVKTAEDVSDAERAETLKRLDGVASILAKTAARDTSLITLLEPAAPITEATRLLKRKMLMQAGIEVPEEAKAAPETARTYVPPELAERQVEPAGIEARRLASPFLAPDLSAPKSPTPVVRLANWELLQPLLKSFEQGGGGSACMKLPEAPVPDRLSPAGQELMPHQARFLASVRDGHRSFLLADEPGLGKTAQSVLAASVSGDYPLLVVVPNVVKMNWAREVERWTPQRRVTVIHGDGADVDPFADVFVVNYDILDRHLSWISRFGFRGMVVDEAHMIKNTQSQRSRNVLAIAESIRGRTPGVSPLMIALTGTPLINDIDDFRAIWRFLGWTDGEKPGAELMAKLENNGWTPADPAFYPDARQSVIDMGIVRRRKIDVAADLPAKRVVDLPVELDDELGRGIREAEAQLAKKLFDRYSVVKRGKLGEKLSDAAIIRMVCMQELEESNASADGMNVFTMVRQIGQAKAGLAADYTAQLAHSVGKVVFFAKHIDVMDQAEALLAERGLKTVSIRGDQTAAFRQEQIDAFNNDPGVSVAVCSLTAAGVGVNLQASSNVVLAELSWTDAEQTQAIDRVHRIGQDEPVTAWRIVAAQTIDAKIAELIDGKAGLAARALDGAEAKDEDADSVQLESLMHVLRKAVEAHSDR; this is translated from the coding sequence TTGGCAAGCACCACTGCCACACGCAAGGCTGCACCGCAGAGCAGCGCGTCGACGCGTTCAAACGGGCGACGCAAGCACACCCACAACGAGGGCATCATCCCGCTGCTCGCGCGCGCCGTACGCGAGGTCGAGGCCTCCGCCCAGCGCGGCAAGGCGACGCCCGCGAACCGCACCAAGTTCCACGTCATCGCGCTGCTGATGCGCGAGGAGCGTGCGAGGGTGAAGACCGCCGAGGACGTGAGCGATGCGGAGCGGGCTGAGACGCTGAAGCGCCTCGACGGGGTCGCTTCGATCCTCGCGAAGACCGCGGCGCGCGACACGAGTCTGATCACACTGCTCGAGCCGGCCGCTCCGATCACGGAAGCCACGCGCCTCCTCAAGCGCAAGATGCTGATGCAGGCCGGGATCGAGGTTCCTGAAGAGGCAAAAGCCGCTCCCGAGACCGCGCGGACCTATGTGCCGCCGGAGCTTGCTGAACGACAGGTGGAGCCCGCCGGCATCGAGGCCAGGCGGCTCGCGAGTCCTTTTCTTGCCCCGGATCTTTCCGCACCGAAATCACCGACGCCAGTCGTGCGTCTCGCGAACTGGGAGCTGCTCCAGCCGCTTCTGAAGTCGTTTGAGCAGGGTGGTGGCGGATCCGCCTGCATGAAGCTTCCAGAGGCTCCCGTGCCGGATCGCCTCTCGCCCGCGGGCCAGGAGCTGATGCCGCACCAGGCTCGCTTCCTCGCGAGCGTGCGCGACGGTCACCGTAGTTTCTTGCTCGCTGACGAGCCGGGCCTCGGCAAGACGGCACAGTCGGTGCTCGCCGCAAGTGTGTCCGGAGACTACCCGCTGCTCGTTGTGGTGCCGAACGTGGTCAAGATGAACTGGGCACGTGAGGTTGAGCGCTGGACACCCCAGCGCCGCGTTACGGTGATTCACGGCGACGGCGCTGACGTGGATCCGTTCGCGGATGTCTTCGTCGTCAACTACGACATCCTGGATCGCCACCTGAGCTGGATCTCACGGTTCGGGTTCAGGGGCATGGTCGTCGACGAGGCGCACATGATCAAGAACACCCAGTCGCAGCGCTCTCGTAACGTGCTTGCTATCGCCGAAAGCATCCGGGGGCGCACACCAGGGGTGTCGCCGCTGATGATCGCGCTGACCGGTACACCGTTGATCAACGACATCGACGACTTCCGCGCGATTTGGCGGTTCCTCGGTTGGACCGACGGTGAGAAGCCGGGCGCAGAGCTGATGGCAAAACTGGAGAACAACGGCTGGACCCCGGCCGATCCCGCCTTCTACCCGGATGCACGTCAGAGCGTCATCGACATGGGCATCGTGCGTCGTCGCAAGATCGACGTTGCGGCTGACCTGCCCGCGAAGCGGGTTGTCGACCTGCCGGTCGAGCTTGATGACGAACTGGGGCGCGGGATCCGCGAGGCCGAGGCGCAGCTCGCCAAGAAACTCTTTGATCGCTACTCGGTGGTCAAGCGGGGCAAGCTTGGCGAGAAGCTCAGTGACGCCGCCATCATCCGCATGGTGTGCATGCAGGAGCTTGAGGAATCGAACGCATCGGCAGACGGCATGAACGTCTTCACAATGGTGCGACAGATCGGACAGGCGAAGGCCGGGCTCGCGGCCGACTATACCGCGCAGCTTGCTCACTCGGTTGGCAAGGTGGTGTTCTTTGCGAAGCACATCGACGTCATGGATCAGGCGGAGGCGCTCCTCGCGGAGCGCGGCCTGAAGACCGTTTCGATCCGCGGCGATCAGACCGCGGCGTTCCGGCAGGAGCAAATCGACGCCTTCAACAACGACCCGGGAGTCTCGGTTGCGGTGTGCTCGCTTACCGCAGCGGGCGTGGGCGTGAATCTGCAGGCCTCCTCGAACGTGGTGCTCGCGGAGCTCAGCTGGACTGATGCCGAGCAGACCCAGGCCATCGACCGGGTACACCGGATTGGCCAGGACGAGCCGGTGACCGCGTGGCGTATTGTTGCTGCCCAGACGATCGACGCGAAGATCGCCGAACTCATCGACGGCAAAGCCGGGCTTGCGGCTCGCGCGCTTGATGGTGCCGAGGCGAAGGACGAGGATGCGGACTCCGTGCAGCTCGAATCGCTGATGCATGTGCTGCGAAAAGCTGTGGAGGCGCACTCCGACCGATAG
- the truB gene encoding tRNA pseudouridine(55) synthase TruB gives MTNEPTPLPPQGGILLIDKASDWTSHDVVAKARRALGTRKVGHAGTLDPMATGLLVLGAGPATRLLTHLVGLDKTYTATIRLGVATVTDDREGDRISAAPAELIAALAADPARIVRAVSELTGDIEQAPSAVSAIKVDGQRAYDRVRAGEQVELKKRPVTIHSFETGAAREAREADGLAVIDIDATVRCSTGTYIRALARDLGAALGVGGHLTELRREAVGPFLAAEASSMEALISGEAGPLLSPAEVAATLFPVLQLTAQQAIDIGHGKRIEVDPAFDAPLAAALAPSGRLVGLLKVKEGRTRVVTNFPTPDTEVSA, from the coding sequence GTGACGAACGAGCCAACACCGCTGCCCCCGCAGGGCGGGATCCTGCTGATCGACAAGGCCTCCGACTGGACAAGTCACGACGTGGTCGCGAAGGCTCGGCGCGCGCTCGGCACCCGTAAGGTTGGTCACGCCGGTACCCTCGATCCGATGGCGACGGGGCTGCTTGTGCTCGGGGCTGGCCCGGCGACCCGGCTGCTCACCCACCTGGTCGGGCTCGACAAGACCTATACGGCGACGATCCGGCTGGGTGTCGCGACCGTCACCGATGACCGGGAGGGGGACCGGATCAGCGCGGCACCCGCCGAGTTGATTGCTGCGCTCGCTGCCGATCCCGCACGCATTGTCCGCGCCGTCTCCGAGCTCACCGGCGATATCGAGCAGGCTCCGAGCGCCGTGAGCGCCATTAAGGTTGACGGGCAGCGCGCCTACGATCGGGTGCGTGCGGGCGAACAGGTCGAGCTCAAGAAGCGGCCAGTCACCATTCACTCGTTCGAGACCGGCGCGGCCCGTGAGGCTCGCGAGGCCGACGGGCTCGCCGTGATCGACATCGACGCAACCGTGCGCTGCTCCACCGGCACCTACATTCGCGCCCTGGCTCGGGATCTCGGCGCGGCGCTCGGTGTCGGCGGGCACTTGACTGAGCTCCGCCGCGAAGCCGTCGGACCGTTCTTGGCTGCTGAAGCCTCGAGTATGGAAGCCCTGATCTCGGGCGAGGCTGGGCCGCTGCTGTCGCCTGCCGAGGTCGCCGCCACGCTCTTCCCGGTGCTGCAGCTTACGGCGCAGCAGGCGATCGACATCGGGCACGGCAAGCGTATCGAGGTTGATCCCGCGTTCGACGCTCCGCTCGCCGCCGCTCTTGCCCCGAGCGGGCGGCTCGTTGGACTCCTCAAAGTGAAGGAGGGGCGCACCCGCGTCGTCACCAACTTTCCGACCCCGGATACCGAGGTGAGCGCATGA
- the rbfA gene encoding 30S ribosome-binding factor RbfA, protein MSNPRAGKVSERIQQIIARRLEKGLRDPRLGFVTITDVRVTGDLQHASVFYTVYGTEEEQADSAAALKAATGMLRSEVGKQLGIRLTPTLEFIHDELPETAQHMSDLLAEAKQRDEAAQALAAQAKYAGDADPYVKPRDFEDEDGLTAGELRSDEDRD, encoded by the coding sequence ATGAGTAATCCACGTGCGGGCAAGGTTTCCGAGCGAATCCAGCAAATCATTGCGAGGAGGCTTGAAAAGGGCTTGCGGGATCCGCGCCTCGGGTTTGTGACGATCACCGATGTGCGGGTCACGGGTGATCTGCAGCACGCGAGCGTCTTTTATACGGTCTACGGCACCGAGGAGGAGCAGGCTGACTCTGCCGCGGCGTTGAAGGCCGCGACCGGCATGCTCCGGAGCGAGGTCGGCAAGCAACTCGGCATCAGGCTCACCCCGACGCTTGAGTTCATACACGATGAACTTCCCGAGACCGCGCAGCACATGAGTGATCTGCTCGCCGAGGCGAAGCAGCGGGATGAGGCTGCTCAGGCGCTCGCGGCGCAGGCAAAATATGCGGGCGACGCGGATCCCTACGTCAAGCCCCGTGACTTTGAAGACGAGGACGGCCTCACCGCGGGCGAGCTGCGCAGCGACGAGGATCGCGACTAG
- a CDS encoding bifunctional riboflavin kinase/FAD synthetase, with the protein MRIFESLAAIPANQQSSTVAIGKFDGVHLGHRAILNRLLATARESGTEAVVFTFANNPLSYLRPDICPKPLMSREQRLATLAEAGVNTCVMVEFDAEFSQIPAEEFVQRVLIEQLHAGHVILGSDFRFGHRGLGDAELLRELGANLGFTVEVVDGVVDDERGRISSTRIREAILAGEVEAAARMLGGPVVVRGEVVHGDARGRDLGFPTANLGGRIEGLVPADGVYAGFVWLDGVSRPAAISIGNNPTFTPDEQSRVEAFILDFDADIYGSEIEVRFAHRLRSTERFASLEALIAQMHADVEKTRALTA; encoded by the coding sequence ATGCGGATATTCGAATCGCTTGCTGCGATCCCCGCCAATCAGCAATCGAGCACGGTAGCGATCGGCAAATTTGACGGCGTGCACCTGGGTCACCGCGCGATCCTGAACCGCTTACTTGCGACCGCCCGCGAATCGGGCACAGAGGCCGTCGTGTTTACCTTCGCGAATAACCCGCTGAGTTACTTGCGCCCCGACATTTGCCCGAAGCCCCTCATGAGCCGGGAACAGCGTCTTGCCACACTCGCAGAGGCGGGGGTGAACACCTGCGTGATGGTCGAGTTTGACGCGGAGTTTTCGCAGATTCCCGCCGAGGAGTTTGTGCAGCGCGTGCTGATCGAACAGCTACACGCTGGACATGTGATCCTGGGATCCGATTTTAGGTTCGGCCATCGCGGGCTGGGTGACGCCGAGCTACTGCGCGAGTTGGGTGCGAATCTCGGGTTCACGGTTGAGGTTGTTGACGGTGTCGTCGATGATGAGCGGGGGCGGATCTCGTCGACGCGGATCCGCGAGGCCATTCTTGCCGGAGAAGTCGAGGCGGCGGCGCGGATGCTGGGTGGCCCGGTGGTGGTGCGCGGCGAGGTGGTGCACGGAGACGCCCGCGGGCGGGATCTTGGGTTTCCCACGGCGAACCTTGGCGGCAGGATCGAGGGACTTGTTCCCGCTGACGGCGTGTACGCGGGCTTCGTGTGGCTCGACGGGGTGTCACGCCCGGCTGCGATCTCGATCGGAAACAACCCGACCTTTACCCCTGATGAACAGTCACGGGTAGAGGCCTTCATTCTTGATTTTGATGCGGACATTTACGGGTCAGAGATCGAGGTGCGTTTCGCTCACCGCCTCCGCTCGACCGAACGCTTCGCATCGCTTGAGGCACTGATTGCCCAGATGCATGCTGATGTTGAAAAGACGCGAGCGCTCACAGCCTAA